The DNA window tgggtgggtctgggagggcataggcccacccactggtgagccaggcccagccaatcaaaatgtgtttttccccacaaaagtgctttattacagacagaaattcaTTATGTAATTATAAACTCCTTATGAAGGGTGCCTTAATGTAACGTTCAATACAACCCATTGAAGGCACTCTGCCTCCACGGTCTGCTTACCGTACCTAGATGCAGAACCAAGACGCATTCTCTATCAAAGACCCTCAACTAGGGAACAGCTTGCCCTGTCAAGAAACAAGGGCAGACACCATTGAGGTTTTTAAATCACGGTTTAAATCTCACCTTTTTAAAATCACAGTTAACAATGTACCTTTTAGCTTGGCCTTCAATCAGTGATTGTTTTAGACGTCCTCTGTGATTTATGTTATTTTATTCATCCTTTTACTGCTTCCTGTTTGCTTCtactttttttttatttgattgctttAATGTAAATTGGGTTGCaattttaaatgcactttaaattaaaggggcagtgcagtTAAAAGCATGATTTGCCAGTTTCTTTTATGATATTTCTCCAATATGATGTTGAAATAACACTCTGAAATAGTGACATTTTTGATAATGCCCTTTTTTCTGTAAGAGCTGTTTTTTCTAAATGCCTGGATTTTCAGCCTGGtcaggtgggatggagtttttggCCCAGATCTGATTATAATTGTCACGAATTCCACCGAAGTCGGTCGGCGGTCGaagtcaccggctttctagccatcgccacttcatttttcatgtatccatttattttgtcttgttccctgcacacctggttttcattccccaatcaatctacatgtatttattcctctgttcccacTCATGTCTTTGTGTAAGATTGTTTGTGTTATGTGTACTTTGTCTATTGTTGTTTTTGTTACGCGCCAGACATCTGTCTATGTTCCGTTGTTTGTGCTTTTGATATTTGACCGGaataaagtgtgcgcctgttcacttcactctgctctcctgcacctgacttcgcctccaGTACACAGCCAGTGACAATAATAGACCAATGACTGTTCATCTGTGTAAAGGGGTGAGCTCTAGACCAGTCAGGACTGTGCACTGTCAATGTCTTTTAATttgttacacagaggcctgtgcTCTGGagaggatcgatttggaggtggagggtccatcatgggctggggcggtgtgtcacagcatcattggactgagcttgttgtcattgcaggcaatcttagcgctgtgcattacagggaagacatcctcctccctcatgtggtacccttcctgcagactcatcctaGGCTAGGGACACATCTGGGAACTTGCAGgcaccttggtggaagagtggggtaacatctcacagcaagaactggcaaatttggtgcagtccatgaggaggagatgcactgcagtacttaatgcagctgatggccacaccatatactgactgttacttttgattttgaccccccctttgttcagggacacattattccatttctgttagtcacatgtctgtggaacttgttcaggttatgtctcagttgttgaatcttatcatgttcatgcaaatattacacatgttaagtttgatgaaaataaatgcagttgacagtgagaggacatttatttttttgctgagtttatagtGAACTGATTTAACAGTCCCCAGGTTTACAGTCATGTTACAAGTCACGTCTGTTACCCTGGCGCTCGACTCCCCCTAGTGGTGGTCTTTAGTCTTTGCATTCTTTGACGTGTCCTGCAATCAATTTCACACAACTACCTGCTTCAGCCATTTCTAAAATACATACCCATATTTCCCGTTATTAATCAGACTCGTCCTGAAACTGTACATGTGTAAACAAGTATTATTACTCCGTCTGGAAAACGCGCCTCATTCACCTTTTAAGGTTACAAATAACGCCCTAATTGCTGAATAATTGGGAACTGTATTGTATGGAATTAGGCCATGGCAATTTCTAAAAAGAAAAAGCAATGACAAATCTGATCAAATGTTTTTGGATGTGTCGACCAGAAAGTTTTAATCTATGATGTATTTAACAAAAGGACACCAACAAAATCTGAAAACAATTGTTAAAGGTCAGTTTAAAATGACATTTAAGCAGTTGTTCGGGCAGTTATAAATGTAacgcatttgtgaacagcagttttcagttctttccacagattctcgattggattcaggtctggactttgacttggccattctaacacctggatatgtttatttgtgaaccattccattgtagattttgctttatgttttggatcattgtcttgttggaagacaaatctccgtcccagtctcaggtcttttgcagactccatcaggttttcttccagaatggtcctgtatttggctccatccatcttcccatcaattataaccatcttccctgtccctgctgaagaaaagcaggcccaaaccatgatgctgccaccaccctgtttgacagtggggatggtgtgttcagggtgatgagctgtgttgcttttacgccaaacataacgttttgcattgttgccaaaaagttccattttggtttcatctgaccagagcaccttcttccacatgtttggtgtgacTCCCAGgtgaaatggctttcttcttgccactcttccttaaaggccagatttgtgcaatatacgactgattgttgtcctatggacagagtctcccacctcagctgtagatctctgcagttcatccagagtgatcatgggcctcttggctgcatctctgatcagtcttctccttgtatgagctgaaagtttagagggacggccaggtcttggtagatttgcagtggtctgatactccttccatttcaatattatcgcttgcacagtgctccttgggatgtttaaagcttgggaaatctttttgtatccaaatccggctttaaacttcttcacaacagtatctcggacctgcctggtgtgttccttgttcttcatgatgctctctgtgcttttaacggacctctgagactattacagtgcaggtgcatttatacggagacttgattacacacaggtggattgtatttatcatcattagtcatttaggtcaacattggatcattcagagatcctcactgaacttctggagagagtttgctgcactgaaagtaaaggggctgaataattttgcactcccaatttttcagtttttgatttgttaaaaaagtttgaaatatccaataaatgtcgttccacttcatgattgtgtcccacttgtagttgattcttcacaaaaaaatacagttttatatctttatgtttgaagcctgaaatgtggcaaaaagtcgcaaagttcaagggggccgaatactttcgcaaggcactgtatatatatatatatatatatatatacgctcactgtgtcgtcgggatctctgttgaaaagttcatttctgttggagagtttgtctgccctctctctgttgtGGTTAGAaagatagttcagagtgacattcattcatgtcgttatagaatagatgtttcggcggttgtcggtcttcgAGTTCAATGATACTGAATTCCTATCTGAAGAcgagtaattaatatcaaagacttgttcttattctgtcggtatcgatagtctaagagtttaaccacgtggtaaactctcaaaccttggccctatcgttatcgaggtaagctggtctgcaacctttgtcctctcgtaattgagagaaacatggtctggtgatagaaaacCCAGGTGAGGGTTTTATTCAGAAGAACAGAAAAGGGCCTGTCTCATGACGCCAGACCATATCTgtgctcatgggcggtcctctgatttagttcaactctgaagggaattggagtttccttcattaaaacagtccaaaatcacattccaCAATTTaacaaacagtatcatcctcactcattcatcttatacaacgaTTACATGTaagcctcatatctgaggctatggtataaacagcgttatggtaatgtggcggTATTATCTCCCACGAGTTTCACAAAATTGaaccaaacggaccagttcgtagctggattcttaacctatcttttataccttctccagaacataaatgttgttcggacctcaagttttgtgaggtggaagaaattcctttgttctctctatgaaaactcactctctctatatactgtggccatgaggagataatctcctccaggaatttacgacctctctgacatttacattacatttacatttaagtcatttagcagacgctcttatccagagcgacttacaaattggtgcatacaccttatgacatccagtggaacagccacttgcatctaaatctttttttgggggggggggggtgagaaggattacttacccttacttaccctatcctaggtattccttgaagaggtggggtttcaggtgtctccggaaggtggtgattgactccgctgtcctggcgtcgtgaggagtttgttccaccattgggggccagagcagcgaacagttttgactgggctgagcgggaactgtacttcctcagtggtagggaggcgagcaggccagaggtggatgaacgcagtgcccttgtttgggtgtagggcctgatcagagcctggaggtactgaggtgccgttcccctcacagctccgtaggcaagcaccatggtcttgtagcggatgcgagcttcaactggaagccagtggagagagcggaggagcggggtgacgtgagagaacttgggaaggttgaacaccagacgggctgcggcgttctggatgagttgtaggggtttaatggcacaggcagggagcccagccaacagcgagttgcagtaatcaagacgggagatgacaagtgcctggattaggacctgcgccgcttcctgtgtgaggcagggtcgtactctgcggatgttgtagagcatgaacctacaggaacgggacaccgccttgatgttagttgagaacgtcagggtgttgtccaggatcacgccaaggttcttagcgctctgggaggaggacacaatggagttgtcaaccgtgatggcgagatcatggaacgggcagtccttccccgggaggaagaggagctccgtcttgctgaggttcagcttgaggtggtgatccgtcatccacactgatatgtctgccagacatgcagagatgcgattcgccacctggtcatcagaagggggaaaggagaagattaattgtgtgtcgtctgcatagcaatgataggagagaccatgtgaggttatgacagagccaagtgacttggtgtatagcgagaataagagagggcctagaacagagccctgggggacaccagtggtgagagcgcgtggtgaggagacagattctcgccacgccacctggtaggagcgacctgtcaggtaggacgcaatccaagcgtgggccgcgccggagatgcccaactcggagagggtggagaggaggatctgatggttcacagtatcgaaggcagccgataggtctagaaggatgagagcagaggagagagagttagctttagcagtgcggagcgcctccgtgatacagagaagagcagtctcagttgaatgactagtcttgaaacctgactgatttggatcaagaaggtcattctgagagagatagcggtagagctggccaaggacggcacgctcaagagttttggagagaaaagagagaagggatactggtctgtagttgttgacatcggagggatcgagtgtaggttgaccacagcagcctggttgtaggagacagagagagggggatggtgctcgctgtacccaaagagtGCAACATCATGACACTAGTGATAGATAACATGCTAATGATAGACAACATGCTAGTGATATAAAAcatgctagtgatagacaacatgcTAGTgttagacaacatggcagtgatAGATAACATTCTAATGACAGACATCATGCTTGTGATAGACAACATGCTAATGATACACAACATGATAGTGATTTGCCAACATGCTAATGGTAGACAACATGCTAGTGATAGTGATAGATAACATTTAGAGACCGAATTTAGAGACCGAATACACACAACAgagtttacatacagtatatacagctaGGTAGAGTGAGCATAGAGCTATAAGAGAATGAGCAGATATGTAAATGTATAGTGGCTATACAGCTGATCTTTCCTGTAAGCTTCCTTGCCCTGGAGTCGTAAAGGACCTCGATGGAATCAAATCAAGTTGcttttgtcacatgcttcataaacaacaggtgtagactaacaggggaATTCTTGTTTACGGACCCTTTCCAACAACGCAGAGattgaaaatagagaaataatagaaaaatagaaacataataacacaaggaataaatacacaatgagtaacttGGCTAtgtacacggggtaccagtaccgagtcgatgtgcaagTGTACGAGGTCATTTAGGtagaccagcctttcaaagcacttcatggctacagatgtgagtgctacgggttgatagttatttaggcaggttaccttggcgttctggGGCACAGGAACAGGGAAggtggtctacttgaaacatgtaggtattacagactcggtcagggacaggttgaaaatataataagtgaagacacttgctagttggtaagagcatgctctgagtacatgtcctggtaatccgtctatGACTGCTCCAAAGTgactggccactaggagcgccgcctctgaaTGAGCATTTTCTTATTTGATtttggccttatacagctcgttgagtgcagtcttagtgccagcatcgttTGTGGTGGTGAATAGACAGCTAACAATATATCTTGGTAaacagtgtggtctacagcttatggTGGTTATGTCACACATTTAAGACAAatttatgaaccctttataaaaCAGGATTTGTAACACATTCATGTAGTGGTTAACAATGCTTTATAAAGGCTTTATAAGATGCACTTCATTTAAAGCAGGACTTTGTTTTTATTTAACATATATTGGAGGAATAAATTATTAATAAATGGTGAGCAAACTCTTTATACATTTCTTAGAAATGGTTTATTGACGGACATTAAAGTGTTCCTGAGAAGTGAAATGGTTTCAGGAAGTACGAAGTGAAACAGCAGGACTTGTGTGGCTCAGCGTAGACACAATCACTCTCAGAGGGGTTCTCATACACACTGCAGGAGCAGACCTTCCTGTACTGGGGTGGTAACTGGACATAGAAGTATTGAGGGGACTGGAGTAAACAGGGTGTACAGGGTCTAAAGAGACTTGAACTAGCTGGGAGCCACAAGTCATCATGGTTAACCTGCTGGTCCTCACACTGAAGGTTGTCCTCCCCCTAGGTGAGTACATCGGACTGAATGAACACATGTCCAGTGACTCCTTTCTATAGTTGGATACATTTGGTTGTAACATTTTACAGTGTAACTCCATTCACTCACTGATAATGCTGTTAGATAAAGGGGAGGGGACACTGAGGAACACAAGGTCCAGTATGTACTGATGGATGTGATGGTGATCACCAGTGGTGTACCAGACCAGAATCCACTCTTACAGTATGTGAAATGGAAGCTGGGGTGTTTGTACTGTTTGTAATGAGACTGTTGGTGTGTCCTGCAGCTgctgtgtggagtgtgtgttcaGCAGTGTTGATCACAGTGGAAGGATATGAGGGGGGCAAGGCAGAGATCAGATGCCCCTacaaagaggagtggaggagccaCCAGAAGTACCTCTGTAAAGGGGATTGTcctgtttttaataaagacaaagTTATTAAGACTGAGGCAGGGGAAAACAGTGCTTCTAACGGGAGATACTCGCTGAAGGACAACAGAAAGGAAAGTGTCTTCATTGTGACCATCACCAACCTGACGTTAAATGATGCTGGGAAATACTGGTGTGGAGTGACCAATTCATTTGTAGATGTCTACACTGAAGTCAACCTTGCAGTCTCTAGAGGTACTGTAAACCTTTGATTCTCATCCTCGAAACTTTATCACTTCCAAACTAGACATTTTATAATATACATTCCTAATCAAGCTTCTGCTATTGACCCCGAATCCTAACTTGAGATCCTTCCACTTCATTCCATATTTACATTCACGTTTGCAAACTTTTGTACTTTAGAATGAATGATATTTACCCATTTATTCTTGAAATATATAACTTATTAATGCCTCATGAGCTCAATTCAATACCACAGTAAATTCAAAATATTTGCTTTCTTTGCTCcattgtttgtaaatgatgtcattGTTAACAAAAACATTGTAAAGACTCAAACCATGGTTAAAACTACAATATTGATCttgtggatggtcagtccttgcatctataGCTCTGTCTTTAAATGTGAGTGTAAGGATCGACGCTGGTAGACGAaaagcaggtacagggagaacATTTATTGAGCAACGGACaaggaacaggacaggacagcgtctggacatgagacaaggaacaggacaggacaacGTCTGGACATGAGACaaggaacaggacaggacaacatctggacatgatacaaggaacaggacaggacagcgtctggacatgagacaaggaacaggacaggacagcgtctggagatgagacaaggaacaggacaggacagcgtctggacatgagacaaggaacaggacaggacagcgtctggacatgagacaaggaacaggacaggacagcgtctggacatgagacaaggaacaggacaggacagcgtctggacatgagacaaggaacaggacaggacagcgtctggacatgagacaaggaacaggacaggacaacGTCTGGACATGATACaaggagcaggacaggacagcgtctggacatgagacaaggaacaggacaggacagcgtctggacatgatacaaggaacaggacaggacagcgtctggacatgagacaaggaacaggacaggacagcgtctggacatgagacaaggaacaggacaggacagcgtctggacatgatacaaggaacaggacaggacagcgtctggacatgagacaaggaacaggacaggacagcgtctggacatgaGACAAGGAAGTTTCATGGTGTACAATTTTTTGTCATTGGAGTTTCCAAACCTTTCTTGTTCTGTTATGGTATATATTTATTCGATAATACATCGGCTGAACTTCTTTCTGAGCGTTAGGCCTACATGTTTGTTTAAAATGACAGATTGGTGCTGCGAGAATCGCACTGCAGTGACTGGCTACAGTATGAAGAACGTTCAGTCTCCATCCACTATGTTTATGATGAAAAGTatgaagacaatcagaaatacttcTGCAAAGAAAAGACACGATCGAATTGTCTAGGTGATGTTAAAGTGATAACAACCAAAAGCCAGAACGGGAGGTTCTCACTGTTccacaacaagacagacagagttTTCACCGTGACCATCACCAGGCTAACCCAAGAGGATGCTGGGGGATATCTATGTGGCGTACAGAACAACCACAACATCGATACCATGTCAGCAGTCAGACTATAGACTGAgaggacaaaacattaggaacacttttctaatattgagctgcacccccttctgccctcagaacagcctcaattcgtcagatCATGAACTTTACAAgctgtccaaagcgttccacagggatgctggcccatgttgactccaatgcttcccacagttgaaTCAAGTTGGCTGGTAGTGGATTTCTACTCCAAATAGCTCATTCAATCTCATCCCACAGATAATCAATTAGATTGAGATCCGGTGATTGGGCAGGCCACTGCAGTGAGCTGAATTCACTGTTGTGTTTGTGGTCCAGACATCACTAGAGCACACAGATCATATTATCACCATTCAGATAAATGAAGAGCATATTACTTCCTGGTACACATTATGATGctgtgttattatttagttatTATTAAGGCACATTTCATTCTATCACATAAACATATGTGTGTATTGTACATAGACGGATCTGGCGTCAAATCTGACTTTGGAATCAGATTCCCTCTCTTGGTGGTGTAGTGTAAAGACATGGTGCTCTGACAACACATCTCTGTGCAATAACTACtttaataccagtagacaacatTTTTTTTGTGTTAGCCAAGTGAAAAATGTCCACACATTGTCACAACAACTGTGTTTTGTGGTCCTTTGTTTTTTAGCGACACCAACAATAACCACCACCACAAGAAAACCTGCTACAAAAACAACAGCATCAAACCCAGGTTCACCAACGCTATCATCCTTAGCCACCTCCATCTCATCATCATCCATCTCACCACCATCATCCATCTCATTATCATCATCCATCTCTCATCTATCATCCATCTCAACACCATCATCCATCTCATCATCAACACAAAATGGATTTGGTAAATAAACTTTATGGCTGCTTTTAAACAGACATCTAAACAGCCCAAAAAtatgaccaatcagatcagcccTGAAAAAGATAGGATGTGAAAATATCTGATATCTTTGTTCAAAAGACAAATTAGTGGAAAAAAGCTGTGTCAATGCAGCCTATGAGCCTTTTTACGCTGCACCAGTTTAAAACCAGTTTCTCAACACATCATTTTGTGATGTAAAGAGACTGATCTGGCGTCAAATCTGACTTGAGGTAATCTGGGACACTTCTATACCAGATTCCTGGTTTAGAGTGGTAGTGAAAAGATCATGTCTCTCCGATTCCACATGCCCCTGCAATAATTACTTTAATACCAGTCGACAGCATTTTTGTTGTAtgaggctgcgtttacacatTGTTGGCCACCACATCCTGTCAGGACAGGAAGTAAACAGAAAAGTTACACATCTGAAGTGGAAGAGAGGCAGATCTTACTTCACAGTGTAAAAGTAAGTAAGTTGAACAGAAGTGCTGATTGTAAAGTATGTGTTCTaatggtactgtttgtttctgtgttCAGATACAACAGTGATCATCATAGTATCTGTGACTCTGGTCATGCTGCTATTGGTGCTTGTGGTTAGCCTGCTCATAGTCTATAGATGGAAATTCAACAAGGAAACAGGTGAGAAACagtctcacaacacacacacacacacacacacacacacacacacacacacacacacacacacacacacacacacacacacacacacacacacgcacacactcgcacacacacacacacacacacacacacacacacacacacacacacacacacacacacacacaaggggaAGTTACTCACACCCAATCTTAAATTGCAAGAAACTTGCATATACAATCTTCCTTTGACCCTGGTTGAGAAATAGAGGTCTCATTGAGAACAGGGCTCTGAAAACCTCCTGAACAGACTGCTGCAGCCCAATATTGACATGTGTGAAGTgtataacactgtgtgtgtgtgtgtgtgtgtgtgtgtgtgtgtgtgtgtgtgtgtgtgtgtgtgtgtgtgtgtgtgtgtgtgtgtgtgtgtgtgtgtgtgtgtgtgtgtgtgtgtgtgtgtgtgtgtgtgttgtgttccacAGCTGTCTCTTCAGCACCCAGGGTGAACACAGACACTCGGCTCAAcatagaggtcagtgtgtgtgtgtgaaagcgcCTGCCTGTGAGCGTCATTTCGGGCGGCAGGGTatcttagtggttagagcgggcggcagggtagcacacacacacacacctagtggttaggactagtaaccggaaggttgcaagttcaaacctccAAGCTGACAAGCttgaataggcagttaacccagttcctaggccgtcattgaaaataagaatttgttcttaactgacttgcctagtaaaataaaataaaataaataaaattgtgtctctctatatatatatgcatgTTCTTCCCTCTTtcatcctgtccctctcctccttttcctcctctccagGGTTGTCATGGTGATGGTGACTATG is part of the Oncorhynchus keta strain PuntledgeMale-10-30-2019 chromosome 15, Oket_V2, whole genome shotgun sequence genome and encodes:
- the LOC118394463 gene encoding CMRF35-like molecule 8; this encodes MVNLLVLTLKVVLPLAAVWSVCSAVLITVEGYEGGKAEIRCPYKEEWRSHQKYLCKGDCPVFNKDKVIKTEAGENSASNGRYSLKDNRKESVFIVTITNLTLNDAGKYWCGVTNSFVDVYTEVNLAVSRATPTITTTTRKPATKTTASNPGSPTLSSLATSISSSSISPPSSISLSSSISHLSSISTPSSISSSTQNGFDTTVIIIVSVTLVMLLLVLVVSLLIVYRWKFNKETAVSSAPRVNTDTRLNIEGCHGDGDYEEIKDRPLQSSSGSETPTIYAIANLPTSPSDSLNYASVNFHKNPSCPNEATVAIAKKGTFSGDYANIIQNPAYSTVNHPHSSSEAPPIYSTVSKSRDT